The Acidobacteriota bacterium genome has a window encoding:
- a CDS encoding sugar phosphate isomerase/epimerase: MNRRDLLRTAPFLLAGSLGTHLGARVGRSETEGVSRMRIAICAYSFRTPLGSKALTYADLVHMAVEQEIDGLDLTVYWFPNIEDRFLLPLKRLAYRNAVEIYSISIRTNLCRPMPLEQARELQEIRKWIEVAHKLGAGHIRIFGGDAPPGASLDQAADWAASVLGRAAEESGKRGVILGLENHGGITARAETMIGILERVDSPWAGINLDTGNFLQDPYGQIEACAPYAVNVQVKTRVVAPGGKPVPADWGRILQTLAAAGYKGYLALEFEGEEDPVTAVPRYLRELKALAARYGA; this comes from the coding sequence ATGAACCGTAGAGACCTGTTGCGAACCGCGCCTTTTCTGCTTGCCGGGTCCCTGGGGACCCACTTGGGGGCTCGGGTCGGCCGCTCCGAGACCGAAGGCGTGTCCCGAATGCGGATCGCCATCTGCGCCTACTCCTTCAGGACGCCGCTGGGGTCGAAGGCCCTGACCTATGCCGACCTGGTCCACATGGCGGTGGAGCAGGAGATCGACGGACTGGACCTGACCGTCTACTGGTTTCCCAACATTGAAGATCGTTTCCTGCTGCCCCTGAAGCGGCTGGCCTATCGGAACGCGGTGGAGATCTACAGCATCTCGATTCGGACCAATCTGTGCCGCCCCATGCCGCTGGAGCAGGCCCGCGAGCTTCAGGAGATCCGCAAGTGGATTGAAGTGGCCCACAAGCTGGGCGCCGGGCATATCCGCATCTTCGGAGGGGACGCGCCCCCGGGCGCCAGCCTGGATCAGGCGGCCGACTGGGCCGCTTCAGTGCTGGGCCGGGCGGCGGAGGAGTCGGGCAAGCGGGGGGTGATCCTGGGTCTGGAGAACCATGGAGGCATCACCGCCAGAGCGGAGACGATGATCGGAATCCTGGAGAGGGTGGACTCTCCCTGGGCGGGCATCAACCTCGACACCGGCAACTTCCTGCAGGATCCCTACGGGCAGATCGAGGCCTGTGCCCCCTACGCTGTGAACGTGCAGGTGAAGACCCGGGTTGTGGCGCCCGGGGGCAAGCCGGTTCCGGCCGACTGGGGCAGGATCCTCCAGACTCTGGCCGCCGCCGGCTACAAGGGCTATCTGGCGCTGGAGTTCGAGGGCGAGGAGGACCCGGTCACGGCTGTCCCCCGGTATCTGCGAGAGCTCAAGGCCTTGGCGGCCCGCTACGGCGCGTGA
- a CDS encoding SGNH/GDSL hydrolase family protein, whose amino-acid sequence MSGGNPSRQQWILEDIRQGRTRRIDFLGDSITQGCGFVSRQEGYPDLLLDKMKQLAGHDRFQTYNHAVGGATAADGAVRLHWCERGASPPDLSFVMFGLNDVFGSVSVDVYADNLADIMHRLKRMGSEVVLLGPTPFPARDAAVRSFSLRASREADIARVHFVDCLVPFYQGGRIPPGLLWPDGLHLTAQGHRVLGEWIWEKLQAT is encoded by the coding sequence ATGAGCGGCGGCAACCCTTCACGGCAGCAATGGATTCTGGAGGACATTCGCCAGGGACGCACCCGGCGCATCGATTTTCTGGGGGACTCCATCACCCAGGGGTGCGGCTTTGTCTCCCGCCAGGAGGGCTATCCCGATCTCCTTCTGGACAAGATGAAGCAGTTGGCCGGACACGACCGCTTCCAGACCTACAACCACGCCGTTGGAGGGGCCACGGCCGCCGACGGCGCCGTCCGCCTGCACTGGTGTGAACGCGGCGCCTCCCCTCCGGACCTGAGCTTCGTCATGTTCGGTCTGAACGATGTCTTTGGGTCGGTTTCCGTGGATGTCTATGCGGACAACCTGGCTGATATCATGCATCGGCTCAAGCGAATGGGATCGGAAGTGGTGCTGCTGGGTCCCACGCCCTTCCCGGCCAGAGATGCAGCCGTCCGCTCCTTCAGCCTCCGCGCCTCCCGGGAAGCCGACATCGCCCGGGTGCACTTCGTGGATTGCCTGGTTCCGTTTTACCAGGGCGGCCGGATCCCTCCGGGTCTGCTCTGGCCGGACGGACTTCACCTGACCGCCCAGGGACACCGGGTCCTGGGGGAATGGATCTGGGAAAAACTCCAGGCCACCTGA
- a CDS encoding TonB-dependent receptor → MKRVDFSLLSVLAVLALLAINPLNAHAQDRVALDGGVFDVSGAPLPDATVFVKNLETGLEVSQHVDSQGEFSLDVRAGRYRVSAAVNDFQTASETVDLTSGAIGPLVLKLVPAILTQSIIVTGSREEELREDSVTKVDLIARSQLLDSGYERVSDVLSEETGIVTRTDRSPGSRAGTQIQGVDSRQSLILIDGFPIVGARGVKSGILNMNRQSTNRLDRVEIVKGASSALYGSDAIAGVINMITREPRQKFDANLSSAIGSRGAADHRADAGFVHEDWSGFFSAERHKRNPYDLTPQNYDTTGPGFRRYDTMAKITRDITDAVDLSFLGNAFDNREISVYSGRSGSQTTTTNDSAINYGLTLNAALSPFTQLQTRGYYGKYDENSVVDLASIPGTMDDTANLNERLYRFDANVSHVLGRRQLLQGGIDVTSNEYRGYNRLLGDNAGQSVRMVDAWFQDRIQAHPRLSLTVGGRVTHHSAFGTHAVPRFGMMFRASDKFRLRASYGHGFRAPDLGQLYYRFLTTSGLYQIIGNPSLQAESSSTTQVGFDSNITERLQFSSTYFRNGITNLIDTQLLGRPRTPAQLEGLISEFNIDSAFGPGLNRLTYLYRNIENVYTTGLENKIELRLTNNLLVSTGYTYLEARDKETGAFLSHRHKHHGNFRVWWSTDRLGGLRTNFRGTYLGKWPIVGRRATLVADAYQMWDWYFAKPLGAGLELFGLVDNLFDSTDSNLEGPNPTYYRADPGRGFHIGMRWNFGVE, encoded by the coding sequence ATGAAGCGAGTTGATTTTAGCCTGCTATCGGTACTGGCTGTGCTGGCACTGCTGGCGATCAACCCTCTGAACGCACATGCCCAGGATCGGGTCGCGTTGGACGGGGGCGTGTTCGACGTTTCCGGCGCACCCCTCCCGGACGCCACCGTCTTCGTGAAGAACCTGGAGACGGGACTGGAGGTTTCCCAGCACGTCGACTCCCAGGGTGAGTTCTCGCTGGATGTCCGGGCGGGCCGCTACCGGGTCAGCGCGGCGGTAAACGACTTCCAGACGGCGTCCGAGACGGTCGACCTCACCAGTGGGGCAATCGGTCCCCTGGTGCTGAAACTGGTTCCGGCGATCCTGACGCAGTCGATAATCGTCACCGGCTCTCGCGAAGAGGAATTGCGGGAGGATTCCGTTACCAAGGTGGATCTTATTGCGCGAAGCCAACTGCTGGATTCCGGGTACGAACGTGTGAGCGACGTCCTGTCCGAGGAAACTGGAATCGTGACCCGTACCGACAGGTCACCGGGCTCCCGGGCCGGGACTCAGATTCAGGGCGTGGACTCCAGGCAGTCCCTGATTCTGATCGACGGGTTTCCGATTGTGGGGGCGCGAGGAGTCAAGAGCGGCATCCTCAACATGAATCGGCAGTCGACCAACCGTCTCGACCGGGTGGAAATCGTCAAGGGCGCCTCCTCGGCTCTTTACGGATCGGACGCGATCGCCGGCGTCATCAACATGATCACGCGGGAACCCCGTCAGAAATTCGATGCCAACCTGAGCAGTGCCATCGGGTCCCGCGGCGCCGCCGACCATCGCGCCGATGCCGGCTTTGTGCACGAAGACTGGTCGGGATTCTTCTCCGCCGAGCGTCACAAGCGCAATCCCTACGACCTGACGCCCCAAAATTACGACACGACCGGACCGGGGTTTCGCAGGTACGACACCATGGCGAAGATCACGCGGGACATAACCGATGCCGTGGACCTCAGCTTTCTCGGCAACGCGTTCGACAACCGCGAGATCAGCGTGTACTCCGGGAGATCCGGAAGTCAGACCACTACCACCAACGACAGCGCCATCAACTACGGCTTGACGCTGAATGCGGCGTTGTCCCCGTTCACCCAGCTGCAGACCCGCGGTTACTACGGGAAGTACGACGAGAACTCGGTGGTGGATCTCGCCAGTATTCCGGGGACCATGGACGACACGGCCAACCTGAACGAACGCCTCTACCGGTTCGACGCCAACGTCTCTCACGTCCTGGGCAGACGGCAACTGCTCCAGGGAGGCATCGACGTGACCAGCAACGAGTACCGCGGTTACAACCGGCTGCTCGGCGACAACGCCGGACAGTCGGTCCGCATGGTGGACGCTTGGTTCCAGGACCGCATCCAGGCGCATCCCCGGCTCAGCCTGACGGTCGGGGGCCGGGTGACCCATCACTCGGCCTTCGGAACCCACGCGGTTCCCAGATTCGGCATGATGTTCCGGGCCTCGGACAAATTCCGCCTGAGAGCCTCCTACGGGCATGGCTTCCGCGCCCCGGACCTGGGTCAACTCTACTACCGCTTTCTCACCACTTCGGGTCTCTACCAGATCATCGGCAATCCTTCCCTGCAAGCGGAATCCTCCTCAACGACCCAGGTGGGGTTCGACAGCAACATCACCGAGCGGTTGCAGTTCAGTTCCACCTACTTCCGGAACGGAATCACCAACCTGATCGACACCCAGTTGCTGGGAAGACCGCGGACACCCGCGCAACTCGAGGGGTTGATCTCGGAGTTCAACATCGATTCGGCATTCGGTCCGGGATTGAACCGGTTGACCTATCTCTACCGAAACATCGAGAACGTGTACACGACCGGGCTGGAGAACAAGATCGAGTTGCGGCTGACCAACAATCTGCTGGTCTCAACCGGCTACACCTACCTCGAGGCCAGGGACAAGGAGACCGGTGCCTTTCTGAGCCATCGTCACAAGCACCACGGGAACTTCCGGGTGTGGTGGTCGACCGACCGGCTGGGAGGCTTGCGCACCAACTTCCGCGGGACCTACCTGGGCAAGTGGCCCATCGTCGGCCGTCGTGCCACCTTGGTCGCCGATGCCTACCAGATGTGGGACTGGTACTTCGCCAAGCCTCTGGGAGCCGGGCTCGAGCTCTTCGGACTGGTCGACAACCTCTTCGACTCGACCGATTCGAATCTCGAAGGTCCCAATCCCACCTACTATCGGGCCGACCCCGGTCGCGGCTTCCACATCGGGATGCGCTGGAACTTCGGGGTGGAGTAG
- the ggt gene encoding gamma-glutamyltransferase, whose amino-acid sequence MPTQRSRLLIDKSEVAVADGLVTAMHPLAAEAGVEILQRGGNAADAAVAAAFAVGVVEPFMSGVGGVACVVAHDAASGRTLTLDGAGVLPRAAREDLFELMDPGLKGEGIYGWRATRDEAAETGYRSVAVPGAVATYVRLLETLGTLSLAEVMAPAIRLAGEGFPVDWYVFANCAAGLRRLRPFPHTMAAFFHADGTPLKTANADDIGKEEWLVQKDLARTLQRIAEEGPDSFYRGETGRAIVDFLAEHGGLLTPEDLADYRVRLRDPLWVDYRGRRIALVSTNSGGPTVAQMFNVLGGYDLTASGHNTAPTLHLLAEAQRMAFADRFTHLGDPDFDPIPLEGLHSAEYAAGRRGHIQPGGPPVSQPAGDPWPFQPGGRPAGMRPPSGIDAAEQHTTHLTVVDKQRNLVSLTASLGQLFGSGVVVPGTGITLNNGMMWFDPEPGKVNSMAPSKRALHAGTPALVFDRSGPYLAVGSPGGRKVLTAVQQVIHNVVDFGLGMQAAVSAPRIHCEGSPLHLDARLPAEAIETVRSFGHQVSVREEHFLSSYFARPNGILIDRKSGLLRSGVEPYKASAAVGY is encoded by the coding sequence ATGCCAACCCAGCGCAGCCGCCTACTCATCGACAAGAGCGAGGTGGCGGTTGCCGACGGCCTGGTGACCGCCATGCACCCGCTGGCTGCCGAAGCCGGGGTGGAGATCCTCCAGCGCGGCGGCAACGCCGCCGATGCCGCCGTGGCGGCTGCTTTCGCCGTGGGGGTGGTGGAGCCCTTCATGAGCGGGGTGGGCGGAGTCGCCTGCGTGGTGGCTCACGATGCCGCCAGCGGTCGCACGCTCACGCTGGATGGCGCCGGTGTCTTGCCCCGAGCCGCCCGCGAGGACCTGTTCGAACTGATGGATCCCGGACTCAAGGGCGAAGGAATCTACGGCTGGCGCGCCACCCGGGATGAAGCCGCCGAAACCGGTTATCGTTCGGTCGCCGTGCCGGGGGCGGTGGCCACCTACGTCAGGCTGCTGGAAACCCTGGGCACCCTGTCCCTGGCCGAGGTCATGGCGCCGGCCATTCGCCTGGCCGGGGAGGGGTTCCCGGTGGACTGGTACGTCTTCGCCAACTGCGCGGCCGGGCTGAGGCGACTACGGCCCTTCCCGCACACCATGGCGGCCTTCTTTCATGCCGACGGGACCCCGCTGAAGACGGCCAACGCCGACGACATCGGCAAGGAGGAGTGGCTGGTTCAGAAAGACCTGGCCCGCACCCTGCAACGGATTGCCGAGGAGGGCCCCGACAGCTTCTACCGGGGAGAGACCGGGCGGGCCATAGTAGACTTCCTGGCCGAGCATGGCGGCCTGCTGACGCCGGAGGACCTGGCCGACTACCGGGTGCGGCTTCGCGATCCCCTGTGGGTGGATTACCGCGGCCGCCGAATCGCGCTGGTTTCCACCAACAGCGGCGGCCCCACCGTGGCCCAGATGTTCAATGTCCTGGGGGGATACGATCTGACGGCTTCCGGCCACAACACGGCTCCCACCCTGCACTTGCTGGCCGAGGCCCAACGGATGGCCTTTGCCGACCGCTTCACCCATCTGGGGGACCCCGACTTCGATCCCATTCCCCTGGAGGGCCTGCACTCGGCGGAATACGCTGCCGGGCGGCGCGGCCATATCCAGCCTGGGGGCCCTCCGGTCAGCCAGCCGGCGGGAGACCCCTGGCCCTTCCAACCGGGAGGCAGGCCGGCCGGCATGCGTCCGCCCAGCGGAATCGACGCGGCCGAGCAGCACACCACCCATCTGACCGTGGTGGACAAGCAGCGAAACCTGGTCTCGCTGACGGCCTCGCTGGGCCAGTTGTTCGGTTCGGGCGTGGTGGTTCCCGGTACCGGAATCACCTTGAACAACGGCATGATGTGGTTCGACCCCGAACCGGGCAAGGTCAACTCGATGGCGCCGAGCAAGCGGGCGCTTCACGCCGGCACTCCGGCGCTGGTTTTTGACCGGAGCGGGCCCTATCTGGCGGTGGGGTCTCCGGGGGGACGCAAGGTGCTGACGGCGGTGCAGCAGGTCATCCACAACGTGGTGGATTTCGGACTGGGGATGCAGGCGGCTGTCAGCGCCCCCAGGATTCACTGCGAGGGCAGTCCGCTTCACCTGGACGCCCGACTGCCGGCCGAGGCGATTGAGACGGTGCGATCCTTCGGCCACCAGGTTTCGGTGAGGGAAGAGCATTTTCTCAGCTCCTATTTTGCCCGTCCCAACGGCATTCTGATAGACCGCAAGTCCGGCCTGCTGCGGAGCGGAGTGGAGCCCTACAAGGCGAGTGCCGCCGTCGGGTATTAG
- a CDS encoding DUF3386 family protein: MFRFKHPIHRWRTVSKRGGRKDATSASGLALASFVIVAATGALPPAAAGQNGQSDAVSASNLLQQARKNREVFTKDFHGFRSKLTVRLDGKAHHGTCLFRVPGTLEIALNGGKAPSVVEAAVRNMLMHRVPSSTTVTTEARYGEPDAHSLGRKVLLDDKYQSTYRIKDRQILQVDRTMPEFQRVLTVLETRTAASGRYLPRHVFAVVVDNDSGAIREAWTYITRFQEIGSNYLPHSRHVIRTGKGRSSTLLIEWHDIELLKEASDG; this comes from the coding sequence ATGTTCCGATTCAAACATCCGATTCATCGGTGGAGGACAGTGTCGAAGCGCGGCGGCCGCAAGGACGCCACTTCGGCATCCGGATTGGCTCTGGCTTCATTCGTCATCGTCGCGGCCACGGGAGCCCTGCCTCCGGCAGCAGCCGGGCAGAACGGGCAGTCCGATGCCGTATCGGCAAGCAATCTGTTGCAACAGGCTCGGAAAAACCGGGAGGTCTTCACCAAGGATTTTCACGGTTTTCGCAGCAAGCTGACCGTTCGTCTGGACGGCAAGGCTCACCACGGCACCTGCCTGTTTCGGGTGCCGGGCACCCTGGAGATCGCGTTGAACGGTGGCAAGGCTCCCTCGGTAGTGGAGGCCGCCGTCAGGAACATGCTGATGCATCGCGTCCCGTCGTCAACCACCGTGACTACAGAGGCCCGCTACGGCGAACCGGATGCGCATTCGCTCGGGAGGAAAGTCCTGCTGGACGACAAGTACCAATCCACCTATCGCATCAAGGACCGTCAGATCCTCCAGGTCGATCGAACAATGCCGGAATTCCAACGGGTGCTGACGGTGCTGGAGACCAGGACGGCGGCTTCCGGAAGGTATCTGCCACGACATGTGTTTGCAGTCGTGGTCGATAACGACTCCGGCGCGATCCGCGAGGCGTGGACCTACATCACTCGTTTCCAGGAGATCGGCAGCAACTATCTCCCTCATTCCCGGCACGTGATCCGCACGGGCAAGGGGCGATCCAGCACCCTGCTGATTGAATGGCACGACATTGAACTGCTGAAGGAAGCAAGCGATGGATAG
- a CDS encoding alpha/beta fold hydrolase: protein MGDDRVQPGWAAVSLLVLCSIFLWLAACAAPEAPVYPDKRDLLHYLDRQGRPHPIESRTHWDIRRIHTLQNMQSVMGPLPRLPDDPLDIQVLETERLPQVERRKITFVSQVVKRKPDRVPAYLLIPDGLPEGQSAPAVLCLHQTTSIGKAEPAGRGGQTDLHYALELARRGYVTLAPDYPGFGDYKIDPYAMGYASATMKGILNHRRAIDLLQSLPEVDPDRIGVIGHSLGGHNALFLSAFEPRVAAVATSCGFNAFGHYYGGDLKGWSHRGYMPRIAQLYGSDAARMPFDFTEVLGILAPRPVFISAPQGDHNFAVAGVRACVESALPVYERLFHSPDRLVARHPEVGHEFPPAVRQEAYEFFDRWLSGE from the coding sequence ATGGGAGACGACAGAGTTCAACCGGGCTGGGCGGCCGTGAGCCTCCTGGTCCTCTGCTCGATTTTCCTTTGGCTGGCCGCCTGCGCGGCCCCGGAAGCGCCCGTCTACCCGGACAAGCGGGATCTGCTTCACTACCTGGACCGGCAGGGCAGGCCGCATCCCATCGAGAGCCGCACCCACTGGGACATCCGCCGAATCCACACCCTTCAGAACATGCAGAGTGTGATGGGTCCTCTTCCCCGGCTTCCCGACGATCCGCTGGATATCCAGGTCCTGGAAACCGAAAGGCTGCCGCAAGTCGAGCGGCGCAAGATCACCTTCGTCAGCCAGGTGGTGAAGAGGAAACCGGACCGGGTTCCGGCCTATCTGCTGATTCCCGATGGACTGCCGGAAGGGCAATCCGCTCCCGCCGTGCTCTGCCTCCACCAGACGACCTCCATCGGCAAGGCCGAGCCGGCGGGGCGGGGCGGCCAAACCGACCTGCACTACGCTCTGGAGCTGGCCCGGCGGGGCTACGTCACCCTGGCGCCCGACTACCCGGGGTTCGGGGACTACAAGATCGATCCCTATGCCATGGGCTACGCCAGCGCCACCATGAAGGGCATCCTCAACCACCGGCGGGCCATCGACCTGCTGCAATCGCTGCCGGAAGTCGACCCGGACAGGATCGGCGTCATCGGTCACTCCCTGGGCGGTCACAACGCCCTCTTCCTCTCGGCCTTCGAGCCGCGGGTGGCGGCGGTGGCCACCAGTTGCGGATTCAATGCCTTCGGGCACTACTACGGGGGAGACCTGAAGGGATGGAGCCATCGGGGGTACATGCCGCGCATCGCCCAGCTCTACGGGAGCGATGCCGCCCGCATGCCTTTCGACTTCACCGAGGTGCTGGGCATTCTGGCTCCGCGGCCCGTCTTCATCTCGGCCCCGCAGGGGGACCATAATTTCGCCGTTGCCGGCGTCAGGGCATGTGTCGAAAGCGCCCTGCCGGTCTATGAGCGCCTCTTCCACAGCCCCGACCGGCTGGTCGCCAGGCATCCCGAAGTCGGCCACGAGTTTCCGCCCGCCGTGCGCCAGGAGGCCTACGAATTCTTCGATCGGTGGTTGTCGGGGGAGTGA
- a CDS encoding cupin domain-containing protein has translation MEPLSTFAWDDVKLDPWPLPASNILGGSPDALGALVFITEDKTSCSGIWQCQPGQFRWEYTWNETIYVLAGKGEIRSEDGECCPIVPGKMLHFNEGLRSVWTIEETVRKFFCLQSEQPLQL, from the coding sequence ATGGAACCACTATCCACCTTTGCCTGGGACGACGTGAAGCTGGACCCCTGGCCGCTTCCGGCAAGCAACATTCTGGGGGGCAGCCCCGACGCCCTGGGAGCCCTGGTCTTCATCACCGAGGACAAGACCTCTTGTAGCGGTATCTGGCAATGTCAACCCGGCCAGTTTCGATGGGAGTACACCTGGAACGAAACCATCTACGTCCTGGCCGGAAAAGGGGAGATTCGCTCGGAGGACGGGGAGTGCTGTCCGATTGTGCCGGGAAAGATGCTGCACTTCAACGAGGGGCTCAGATCCGTCTGGACCATTGAGGAGACGGTGCGCAAGTTCTTCTGCCTGCAGTCGGAGCAACCGCTGCAGCTCTGA